GCCTTTGGGACGATGGTTGACTCCAGCTGTACCGAGTAGAATTTTTCGCCGTGTTCACCATCAAGAATCTCGATCGGGGCAAGAATTCTTTCCATGCCGAACCCATGTTCCTTGGCCAGTTTGATGTGTTCGCTGGCGTTCTGACGCCGGCCGCGGTACAGAGCAGTGGTTTCGACTGCAACCGGCTGAAGATTGTGGTAGCTCACCGCAACCGCGGCGGCCCGAACCAGTTGGGGGTCAAGGTGGTTTGTGTTTCCAGCTTCGCCAAAATGGACCTTCAGACCTACCTTGCGTTTGGGCTTAAGTTGGGTTAGGAAACCCGAATACTCCAGCACCTGGCCGACTGCATCCCATGCCCGATCTGGTGGTGCAAAGAAAACTACTGGCCTGTCCACGGCGTGCTGTCTGCCCGTCCTTTCATTGCCAAACTCCGGGAATCCTTGTCTTACAGAAGCGGCAGCAGTTGTTCTTGATGTTGTTTTCGGTCACGGCGTAACTCTGACGCTTGATGAGTAACTTGCCGCACTTGGGGCAGTAAGTATTCTCCAACCAGTGTCCGGGTACGTTGCCAACGTAAACGTACTTGATGCCTGCGGCTTTGGCGATTATTGCGGCCCGCTCGAGCGTTGCGATCGGGGTGGGCGGTGAGTTGGCGAGTTTGTAGTTCGGAGTGAAGCGGGTGAAGTGAACTGGTACAGTGTCGCCCAGACTGTCGCGAATCCAAGAACACATTTTCCTCAGGCCCGCGGTATCGTCATTCAAAGCCGGTACTACAAGGTTCACGAGTTCAAGGTGAACCGGCCGTCTGATACCCGGACTACGGGCGACAATTTTGCAGGCTTCAAGCACGGGTTCAAGACTGGAGCTGCAGACGTCGCGGTAGAAGTCGTCGGTAAAACCCTTGAGGTCAATCTTGATGGCATCAACCAGAGAGCAAAGCTTGCTGAGCGGTTGGGGATTGATATAGCCGCCGGTGACGACTGCGGTCCGTATTCCACTCTTGCGGCAAAGCTGCGCGATGTCGGCCATGTATTCGTAAAAAACTATCGGTTCGGAAAATGTAAAGCAGACGATGGGCGCATTCTCGCGTTTGGCGATGGCGACGATGCTTTCGGGTGGCAGGTCGTAGTTTGGTAGGTCTTCGGGCGAAGACTGCGAGATTTCCCAGTTCTGGCAGTACTTGCACATCTGGTTACACCCCGCAGTGGCAAGCACGATGCGGCTGGAACCTGGCAGGAAATGGAAGAAAGGAGCCTTCTCAATCGGTTCCTTGCCAATCGTGCATGGTCGGCCGTATACGACAGAGTAAAGCTTGCCATCTTTGTTCTCGCGCACCCGGCACACGCCCCGCTGGCCTGGTGCGATGGTGCAATACCGTGGGCAGAGCCGACACCGAACCAGCTTGCGGTCGAGTTTCTCGTAGAACTCTGCTTCGCGCACAAGTGGGAGGCGCTTTGGGGGCGACGCCGGGCCGAGTCCGAGCATCATGCCGGCGGCCAATGTGAGAAAAATGACCTTTGCCGTTGACCACAGACTTGGGGACACTGCCTAAAATGCGAGGTGGCCGATGAGCATTCCAATACCGACACTTGCCAAGAAGAACCCGCCGACACCAAGCCCGGTCAGCCACTTGGCCCGACAGGGCGCGGCAAGCACCTTACCATAGTCAATGAAAACTTCGACATTGGTTCCGGGCTTCACGTCGAGCTGGAACGTGCCCGCGTCAATCGAGGCTAGGGACCACAGGGATGACAGTTTCTGGCCGAGACGTCCGGAGCGGAATCGGGCATAGAGAACATCCAGACTGTCGTTGGAGGCGATGGTCAGGTTGTACGACCCTGGCTTGACGGCATGGGACGCTATGGGAGTTCGGCCGATGTAATCTCCACCGAGCCAGACCGAAATGCCAGGCAGACTGGAGTAGACCGAGATGTACCCGGAATCGGTCGGAGTCTGGCCAGATACAAGCAAGAGAACGATAGTTATAGAGAGCATCAAGAAACGATAGCTGAGCAGGTGCCCCAAGTCAACCGGAACCAGTAATAGGGTGTGAAACCACAAGGATAATGTCATAGGGCAATGGCACAGGGAAAATGTCAGTCTTGACGGGCGCTCGACAATTGCAACACAGCCAGGTTATGCTGTGTTCATGGACAATGCATCAATTCTGCTCAAGGAGTCCGAATTGGTTAGACTAAGGGTAATCGAAAGGGCCTTTTTCGACCTTTCAGCTAGTGCCGCAGCCAAGATGCTCCAGCTCTCCATACGCCAGGTATTCCGCCTCAAAGCCAAGGTACGTGCCCTCGGTACCAAAGAAGTCATCCACGGTAACCGCAACCGGCAGCCAGCTAACGCCAAACCCGCTACCCTGCGCCAGTACGTGCTCAAACTCCACAAGACCAAGTTCTCAAAGTACAACGACTACCACTTCGCCGAAGCCCTTGCCGAAGAATATCAGCTCAAGGTCAACCGGGAGACGGTTCGCCGTTGGCTCCGAGCCGCTGGCGTCCCGGCCAAACGTCGCCACCGGTCGCAAGGCAATCGCCGCCGTTGCCGGGAACGCCACGCCCGCTTCGGCGAGTTGGTCTTCATCGACGGCAGTCCCCATCCCTGGTTTGGCCCCAATCGCCCATCCGCAACCCTCATCCTCGCCACCGACGACGCTACCGGCAGGCCACTTTGGGGCAAATTCGACCCCCAGGAAACGCTTGCCGGCTGCTTTGAGG
This portion of the candidate division WOR-3 bacterium genome encodes:
- the amrS gene encoding AmmeMemoRadiSam system radical SAM enzyme, with the translated sequence MSPSLWSTAKVIFLTLAAGMMLGLGPASPPKRLPLVREAEFYEKLDRKLVRCRLCPRYCTIAPGQRGVCRVRENKDGKLYSVVYGRPCTIGKEPIEKAPFFHFLPGSSRIVLATAGCNQMCKYCQNWEISQSSPEDLPNYDLPPESIVAIAKRENAPIVCFTFSEPIVFYEYMADIAQLCRKSGIRTAVVTGGYINPQPLSKLCSLVDAIKIDLKGFTDDFYRDVCSSSLEPVLEACKIVARSPGIRRPVHLELVNLVVPALNDDTAGLRKMCSWIRDSLGDTVPVHFTRFTPNYKLANSPPTPIATLERAAIIAKAAGIKYVYVGNVPGHWLENTYCPKCGKLLIKRQSYAVTENNIKNNCCRFCKTRIPGVWQ
- a CDS encoding PEGA domain-containing protein; this encodes MLSITIVLLLVSGQTPTDSGYISVYSSLPGISVWLGGDYIGRTPIASHAVKPGSYNLTIASNDSLDVLYARFRSGRLGQKLSSLWSLASIDAGTFQLDVKPGTNVEVFIDYGKVLAAPCRAKWLTGLGVGGFFLASVGIGMLIGHLAF